Sequence from the Puntigrus tetrazona isolate hp1 chromosome 11, ASM1883169v1, whole genome shotgun sequence genome:
aatcattctaatgctgatttgctgcttaagaaacgtCTACTATTATCATCATCAATGTTAATAACGACTTTTGctgcttcatttttttgtggaagtaaataaatgacactgaCCCCAACCTTTTGAAAAGCAGTGTACACATACAACTAAACGTACCTCATCTGCATCGAGGTAACTGCCTCCGAAGCATTTTTCTGTGTCTCTTCAAAGTCATTCAACTGCAAAAGAAGCTCTCTGTTCTTCTGAAGCAGACTCTCATTTTCGGACGTGACCATCTTCATCATGTGTGACGTCTGATGAGGAGCAGGCATCATCGTTAAAAGGCGACATCATTTGTAAGATTTTATAACCCAGTCCGCCATGTTACTGCACCTTTTCCTCCTGTttccttaaaatgaaaatctccTTCTCCgagtcttttattttttcatcccGCCACCCTGTCTCTCTCAGGTAAAGGCCTCTGGCACGGCTCAGCTTGTTTTTGTAGTGAATTCGCTTGTCGTTGTAtttactggaaaaaataatgacgaaataatttcatttaatttttcatcttAAAGATATCTGTATAGCCATTTCAGTATCACAGAGATATTAATATAGCTTTTAAtctagttttctattttttcagtaatttttttctaatacacTACcagttaaacatttttgaactgcaggatttttaaatgtttcttctgctcaccatgcctgcatttatttgactcaAAAGAGgtaatgctgtgaaatatttttactattaaaagtaactgcttttaatatattttagaatgcaatttattactgtgatcaAATCAGAAATTTCagcttcattactccagttttcagtgtcacatgatccttcagaaattactttaatatgccgatttgttattattattatcaatatttaaaagtcaaataatttttttatgatacaaagatcagcatttaactgaaataatgtataaatatatatttaaacagaaagcaggtatttttaaatgtgaaaataattcacaattttaatgtttttgctctACTTTGGATTGAATAAATGCaagcttggtgagcagaagagatttatttaaaaaccattaaaacctACTGTTCAACAGCTTGTCTGTAtagttataattaatttttatttcagttatttcagtCGAGTACCTCCTCTCAGCATCCACGCTAACTAGAGCTAGCTGAAGCTCTGTCCTCAGAGAGTCAGTTTCCTGTTGACCGCTGGTTAGTCTGTTCCTCAAGTCCTCGATGTTTTGTTGGAGCTGCTCGTACAGCAAACAAAAATCCTTATGAATTAGCACACAAGCTATTATCACTATACACAACTTCATAATGCAGTAATTTAACTAAAGGGCATTTGAAACTGCCACAGCAACACCGATGTCAGTTCAAGACCCTCTATAAATGGTCTGCATCAAGTACCCTGAGGTGTTCCTGCTGGGCGTCAGTGATGTGGTCTTGCAGTCGTGTGTTGTTTCTCCTCTGGGACAGCAGCTCTTGTTTGGTGGAGCTGAGGATGTTCTGGATGCCCTGCAGCTCCTCAAACATCTTTTTCTGCTCTTCTGTGTCCAGCTGAAGCCGGACGTTCTGTGACTGATGAGAAAGAGTGAAGATGTGTGTTTAGGGTCACTAAGCAGGGTcagagcatatatatatatatatatatatatatatatatatatatatatatatatataatttcagaaTGATAGTATagatagtatatatatatttcagaatgaTAATGATTCATAATGatttatatacatacgtatgtatgtatgtgtatatatatatatatatatatatatatatatatatatatatatatatatatatatatatatatatatacacataggaCTGCACAAGATTATATTGTTAAGACAAATGTATTACAGTTGtgcttcaaaatgaaaattactattatgaatatttattatgtatgtatatgaatacacacaaatgcatttatatatttaagaaaaatgttacgtttatatattagatatgtatatgcatatgtatatatgtttcacagtatatactgtatgtgtgtgtatttatatatacacataataaatatacacagtacacattatgtaaataaaaacctgaATGTGTTTAACtgtgattgtttgacagcactaataattataaaataatatttatataaagaattCAATTACCAATATTTAACTACCTCTTACATTTTGAATCAACTGATTTTTGAAACCTCTGTCCTTTGAGCTTCAAAACtttgaaattatgcaaatgtatgaataaagtgaaaccaaagCACACTGTGCtcttaaaatgcacattaaaccatatatattatgatttctgttttattttgatttgttgtgtagcatatttatttgttacttcAGCTATTCAAACCCCATTTGAGAAACCCTGGGTCAGAGAACAGAGGTTTCTTCACCTGTACCAAAGCTCTAGCCTGGTCAATTTCCATCTGCATGGTCATGGACAGCTGCCCGGTCTTCTGCTGCTCCTCCTGAAGGACAGCCTTCAGCCGGCAAACTTCACTCTCCAGAGAACACacctaaaaaaaatcagtcattaGCATAGCCTTAGCATAACTATTGACCAAATTAGCTTTCAAAGAAGAGTCAAATGACTCTTCAAATGTTTACCTGCTTCAGGTGTTTGTCACATTGTCTTTCCACGTCCTGTGCCTCGAGCTCTCGCAACTTCTTTACTAAATCTCTGATCTGTAAAGACATGAATGCATTTGCTAAATCACATTGCTAAGTCACACATATAAAAAGTATGcgtaaactataaatataaatgaatcattttcaatCCGCAAAAGTTAATCGGCAAAGAGTGATTTCATTCTTTTGATCTGTGATTTTCATCAGCGACAGACTGCGGCAGGTTTGACTTTAAAAGCAGCGCTGTCTCTTTAAAACCTGCCACGCATCCGATTTTCTCCTAACATTATGgccatttagaacattttaagATTGTGTTTATGATGTCACGCCCCCTAAAATACTGACATTGACTGACATAACTTTGTGCCGTTCTGTTTGCTTTCTGACGCGACTTATTTTAttctgtcaatcaatcaatcatttttattgatataacgcttttaacaacacaggttgcatcaaagcactgaagagtgtaaagtagaagaatacaatgttagggatgtataatgacgagattgaacagtttgttattaaatgcagaaacgGTCTCTAATCAATTCAATGATACACATATCTGTCTACACTAGATGAGTGCAACATGACAAATCCCTGACAGTAAATGGATGGagctttctatttatttcacaaGTTCATATCTGATTaagcaaatatgaaatattttggcATGCTGTCCTGGTGGAGGGTTCCGCGGCCAGAGCGTGACCCGAACCCATAGATCCGCCTTATCCCAAGCATGGGATGAAAAATGGATTGGAGTTGGGGTGGAGGAGTGATGCAAGAAAACTGTCGAAGTACAGGAGCAAGTCGGCTGTGACAATTTATACACACGTAATGAGCTAGTTAGGATGAATAGCTAGTAGAATAGCTCTCATGTCGTTGTCCTCACCTCCACCTGGAGGCTGCCGACAGTGGTCCTGTAATCGTCTGCCTGTTTCTCGCAGAGCTTCTGGAAGTCTCGCGCTAACCGCTCTGCTtccatcctcttcctcttctgctCTTCACATTCATCCGCTGCCCTTCTGCGCAGGTCAGCCTCCATCTCATACTCCATCCGCAGCTTCAGCGTGACCTGGGTCAGGTCTTGCAGCACGTGCAACCTCTCCTGCATCTCATCAAAGCACCTGGGAGAACAGCTCCATCTTATGTTTAAAATGGTTGATTCTTGAAAAGTCTGTGATTAGGAACCAtcaattatatgtttttttaaagaacagacaGTATATGCCTTAATTTAAACAGCCTCAGCTTTCTTCAGCGGTCAGTTTTCAATGTTTTATCAGCTAAATAGCTGAGAACTACAGAACAATGAAAAACAGGCTgtcttcaatattttttcatgtcaaattaaatataaataagctATGTACAGTCAAACTTAGGCCTAACCGTTTATGGATATCTTCTTCCTGAGGCTTcttgtttttgggtgaagtgCTGGTTCTGTCAGGGGCTTCTGTCTGTtagaatgaaataatattaatagtgtgTCTATACAAATAGACTGACTGATTGACTGATTAATATTTAGGGATGCAAACTTGTCGCAGTATTACAtgcattactgttcaaaagcttGAGGTTGGCACAAttattcacccaaaaaattttaattctgttaataATTGCTCACACTTATATTGTTTCATACCcataaaacttttgtttttcttcacaacacaaataaagcttttttgatgaatccgagagctttctgaccccgcatagacagcaatgcaactaccaCTTAAAGCCCCACCGAAAAATAGTAGTCCATAGAAAAGTAGTCCATCCAACATCAGTAGCCTAGTTCAACCGTAATTTTTGAAGCACGTATTTAATCAATAATACCATGATatgtttttcaggattatttgtcGAAGAgttcaaaatgtacattttgtaaaatttatttttaaaaaattatttggaacagtagagtaaatatatatatatatatatatatatatatatatatatatatatatatatatatatatatatatatatatatatatatatatcctcagTAAATTCTGAATCCTctct
This genomic interval carries:
- the si:dkey-264d12.5 gene encoding putative golgin subfamily A member 6-like protein 19 isoform X3, whose amino-acid sequence is MCTAQMVQDMDQLLQEEGLDSSASSNERLSLLWQLYMKSESTVRSLNQQIQDLQKERVAEIEKVQQYINHIKSLTKTRDSVALHLEQENKMLHATLEDIHRQQEAQRSEISEMLLQEGLADIICIGLSEQVAYLLADRASLLEKIQTQENVDVKTAEDPDVHKEDCRANVVKAADLQCSADDKLKGRMLLELERDVEEASARLDMAHKEIRRLTDELESAHLTQRAYEPELQEAQMEVAHLRHEVEKLKCCEVAELRKIKEMNEKQEEELCRLRETVKRLQAEPEKLFEMTEAPDRTSTSPKNKKPQEEDIHKRCFDEMQERLHVLQDLTQVTLKLRMEYEMEADLRRRAADECEEQKRKRMEAERLARDFQKLCEKQADDYRTTVGSLQVEIRDLVKKLRELEAQDVERQCDKHLKQVCSLESEVCRLKAVLQEEQQKTGQLSMTMQMEIDQARALVQSQNVRLQLDTEEQKKMFEELQGIQNILSSTKQELLSQRRNNTRLQDHITDAQQEHLRLQQNIEDLRNRLTSGQQETDSLRTELQLALVSVDAERSKYNDKRIHYKNKLSRARGLYLRETGWRDEKIKDSEKEIFILRKQEEKTSHMMKMVTSENESLLQKNRELLLQLNDFEETQKNASEAVTSMQMRINLLEEENIQLQETTAEMSEHIECLAILAETNCDEVTAESRVIEGEDQATLPT